A portion of the Rubritalea squalenifaciens DSM 18772 genome contains these proteins:
- the gmd gene encoding GDP-mannose 4,6-dehydratase produces MKKALITGVTGQDGSYLAEFLLEKGYEVHGIKRRASLFNTDRIDHIYQDPHIEHQRFHLHYGDLSDSSNLIRIVKEVEPDEIYNLGAQSHVAVSFEAPEYTADVDALGTLRLLEAIRFLGLEKKTRFYQASTSELYGLVQEIPQKETTPFHPRSPYAVAKMYAYWITVNYRESYGIYACNGILFNHESPRRGETFVTRKITRAIANISQGLESCLYLGNMDALRDWGHAKDYVRMQWMMLQQEQPEDFVIATGKQISVREFVQMSAREAGIELEFSGEGVDEIATVKSVNTDIAPEVKVGDVIVRVDPRYFRPAEVETLLGDPAKAKEILGWVPEITVEEMCSEMVAYDVDQARRHALLKAHGHEISVAVE; encoded by the coding sequence ATGAAAAAAGCACTTATTACTGGCGTCACAGGACAAGACGGATCCTACTTGGCAGAGTTCCTTCTTGAGAAAGGTTATGAAGTTCACGGCATCAAGCGTCGTGCATCCCTGTTCAATACCGACCGCATCGATCACATTTATCAGGATCCTCATATCGAACATCAGCGGTTTCACCTCCATTACGGAGATCTCTCAGATTCCTCAAACCTGATCCGAATCGTTAAGGAAGTTGAGCCAGACGAAATCTACAATCTCGGAGCTCAATCCCACGTGGCCGTCTCTTTTGAGGCTCCTGAGTATACAGCGGATGTGGATGCCCTGGGCACCCTTCGCCTCTTGGAAGCGATCCGTTTCCTTGGTCTTGAGAAGAAGACTCGTTTTTACCAAGCCTCTACTTCAGAGCTATACGGTTTGGTGCAAGAGATTCCACAAAAGGAAACTACACCGTTCCACCCGCGTTCCCCATATGCGGTAGCGAAGATGTACGCCTACTGGATCACGGTAAACTATCGTGAGTCCTATGGTATCTACGCCTGTAACGGTATTCTGTTTAACCACGAATCACCACGACGTGGTGAGACCTTTGTGACCCGTAAGATTACCCGTGCTATCGCTAATATCTCACAAGGCCTCGAGTCTTGTCTCTACCTGGGGAATATGGATGCGCTGCGTGACTGGGGTCATGCCAAGGATTATGTCCGCATGCAGTGGATGATGCTGCAGCAGGAGCAACCCGAAGATTTCGTGATCGCCACAGGTAAGCAGATTTCCGTGCGTGAATTTGTCCAGATGTCAGCCCGTGAAGCGGGTATCGAACTAGAGTTCTCTGGTGAAGGTGTCGATGAGATTGCCACAGTGAAGTCAGTGAATACAGACATCGCCCCAGAAGTGAAGGTGGGTGATGTAATCGTGAGGGTTGACCCACGTTACTTCCGTCCCGCCGAAGTGGAAACCCTACTAGGTGACCCGGCCAAGGCGAAAGAGATATTGGGATGGGTACCGGAGATTACCGTGGAAGAAATGTGCTCTGAGATGGTGGCTTATGATGTGGATCAGGCTAGAAGGCACGCCCTGCTCAAGGCTCACGGCCATGAGATTTCCGTAGCTGTCGAGTAG
- a CDS encoding UDP-glucose 6-dehydrogenase, whose amino-acid sequence MFKQKICCIGAGYVGGPTMAMIAEKCPHIRVEVVDINEKRIAAWNSDTLPVYEPGLQEIVERNRGKNLFFGTGVEDAIREADIIFVSVGTPTKTYGHGAGRAADLCYIESAARMIARCAKGPKIIVEKSTIPVRTAEAIKTILKANSEEGQFQVLSNPEFLAEGTAIDDLLEPDRILIGGEHTEGGQAALQVLVDVYANWVPRERILTTNLWSSELSKLVANAFLAQRISSINSISALCERTEADVDEVARAIGADSRIGPKFLKASVGFGGSCFQKDLLNLVYLCEHFGLPEVAEYWDQVVKINDWQKSRFAQNIVQALFNTVIGKKVAILGYAFKKDTNDTREAAAGYVCRDLLEEGAQLSIYDPQVKLEGVTQHLLYLGVSQETIDKQVHIAESAEESTKEAHAAAILTEWDEFKTLDWASIYQQMLKPALLFDGRNILPVEETRKLGFDFRPIGKG is encoded by the coding sequence ATGTTCAAACAAAAGATCTGTTGTATTGGAGCTGGTTATGTCGGCGGTCCTACCATGGCGATGATCGCGGAGAAGTGTCCGCACATCCGCGTAGAAGTGGTCGACATTAACGAGAAGCGTATCGCGGCCTGGAATTCCGATACCCTCCCTGTCTATGAACCCGGTCTTCAAGAGATCGTGGAACGTAACCGCGGCAAGAATCTTTTCTTTGGTACTGGGGTGGAAGATGCCATTCGCGAAGCGGATATCATCTTCGTATCCGTAGGTACTCCTACGAAGACTTATGGCCACGGAGCTGGTCGTGCCGCAGATCTCTGCTACATCGAGTCTGCCGCTCGCATGATTGCCCGCTGTGCCAAAGGACCTAAGATCATCGTTGAGAAAAGTACGATCCCTGTGCGAACAGCCGAGGCGATCAAGACGATCCTTAAGGCCAACTCAGAAGAAGGCCAGTTCCAAGTGCTTTCCAACCCAGAATTCCTCGCGGAGGGCACTGCGATCGATGACCTGCTCGAGCCTGACAGAATTCTCATCGGGGGTGAGCACACCGAAGGTGGTCAAGCAGCTCTTCAGGTCCTGGTCGATGTCTACGCGAACTGGGTCCCTCGCGAGAGAATCCTCACCACCAATCTCTGGTCTTCCGAGCTCTCCAAGTTGGTAGCCAATGCTTTCCTTGCTCAGCGTATTTCCTCCATTAACTCTATTTCGGCTCTCTGCGAGCGCACTGAGGCTGATGTCGATGAGGTGGCCAGAGCGATTGGTGCCGATAGCCGTATCGGTCCAAAATTCCTCAAAGCTTCCGTTGGCTTTGGTGGTTCATGTTTCCAGAAGGATCTCTTGAATCTCGTCTATCTCTGTGAGCATTTCGGGTTGCCGGAAGTCGCTGAGTATTGGGATCAGGTCGTCAAAATCAATGACTGGCAGAAGAGTCGTTTTGCCCAGAACATCGTGCAAGCACTCTTCAACACGGTCATTGGTAAGAAGGTCGCTATTCTCGGATATGCCTTCAAGAAGGACACCAATGATACTCGTGAAGCGGCTGCCGGTTATGTCTGTCGTGATCTACTCGAGGAAGGTGCCCAGCTCAGTATCTATGACCCCCAGGTGAAACTGGAAGGTGTCACTCAGCATCTACTTTATCTGGGTGTTAGCCAGGAGACGATCGACAAGCAGGTGCATATTGCCGAATCCGCAGAAGAATCCACCAAGGAAGCTCACGCTGCGGCGATCTTGACCGAATGGGATGAATTCAAGACTTTGGATTGGGCGTCCATTTATCAGCAAATGTTGAAGCCAGCGTTGCTGTTCGACGGCCGTAATATTCTTCCAGTTGAGGAAACCAGAAAACTTGGCTTTGATTTCCGCCCGATCGGAAAGGGATAG
- the cysD gene encoding sulfate adenylyltransferase subunit CysD: MSNYIIDHLKQLEAEAIYVLRETAAQFENPALLFSGGKDSIVMAHLAYKAFHPAKLPFPLVHVDTGHNFPETIEYRDRFVEKLGARLVVGSVQKSIDEGKVKEETGPDASRNALQTVTLLDTIEENAYDACLGGGRRDEEKARAKERFFSHRDDFGQWDPKNQRPELWNLFNGRKLQGEHFRVFPLSNWTEMDIWQYIKEEDIELPCLYFAAERECLVRNNTILAISEFVQPREGEVVEKKSIRFRTMGDATITGAVESTATDYDAIIEEVAAARQTERGNRADDKRSETSMEDRKKEGYF; the protein is encoded by the coding sequence ATGTCCAATTACATCATTGATCACTTAAAGCAGTTGGAGGCTGAGGCTATCTACGTGCTGCGTGAGACTGCAGCTCAGTTCGAGAATCCGGCACTTCTATTCTCCGGAGGTAAGGACTCCATCGTTATGGCTCACTTGGCATACAAGGCCTTTCACCCAGCTAAGTTGCCTTTCCCGTTGGTGCACGTGGACACCGGCCATAACTTCCCGGAAACCATCGAGTATCGTGACCGCTTCGTTGAGAAGCTGGGTGCCCGTCTTGTAGTCGGTAGCGTTCAGAAGTCTATCGACGAGGGTAAGGTGAAGGAGGAGACTGGTCCAGATGCCAGCCGTAATGCGCTTCAGACAGTGACTCTTTTGGATACGATCGAGGAGAACGCTTATGACGCCTGCCTCGGTGGTGGTCGTCGTGATGAAGAGAAGGCCCGTGCGAAAGAGCGTTTCTTCTCCCACCGTGATGACTTCGGTCAGTGGGATCCGAAGAACCAGCGCCCAGAGCTTTGGAATCTTTTCAATGGTCGTAAGCTTCAGGGTGAGCACTTCCGTGTCTTCCCTCTCTCCAACTGGACAGAAATGGATATCTGGCAGTACATCAAAGAGGAGGACATCGAGCTACCATGTCTCTACTTTGCGGCCGAACGTGAGTGCTTGGTTCGTAATAACACCATCCTAGCCATTTCCGAGTTCGTTCAGCCTCGTGAAGGTGAAGTGGTCGAGAAGAAGAGCATCCGTTTCAGAACGATGGGTGATGCGACTATCACTGGTGCAGTGGAGTCCACCGCGACTGACTACGATGCGATCATCGAAGAAGTGGCTGCGGCCAGGCAGACCGAGCGTGGCAACCGTGCTGATGACAAGCGCTCTGAAACTTCCATGGAGGACAGAAAGAAGGAAGGCTACTTTTAA
- the cysN gene encoding sulfate adenylyltransferase subunit CysN — translation MDLLRFTTAGSVDDGKSTLIGRLLYDSKSIFEDQLEAVEQSSKKRGDEEVNLALLTDGLKAEREQGITIDVAYRYFATPKRKFIIADTPGHIQYTRNMVTGASTADLAIILIDARKGVIEQTKRHSFIANLLRIQHVVVAVNKMDLVDYSEERFNEIVEEFEELASRLGNIVNIKAIPISALRGDNVVDTSENTPWYQGGSLLYHLENVYVGGVENHVEARFPVQWVIRPHSNEWHDFRGFAGRVAGGVFKPGDEVLALPSGFKSTVKSIHSADGDLAEAFAPQSVSITLADEIDISRGDMIVKPNNPPHSTQDLEAMVCWFGDTPMAARGKYIIRHTEQETKAMVQSLDYQVDVNTFHKLDEVETLKMNDIGRIKVRTAKALHVDSYSKNRHTGSFILIDPQTNATVAAGMII, via the coding sequence ATGGATTTACTTAGATTTACAACCGCAGGTTCCGTTGACGACGGTAAGTCGACGCTTATCGGGCGCCTGCTTTACGATTCAAAATCAATTTTCGAAGACCAGCTCGAAGCGGTGGAGCAAAGCTCCAAGAAGCGTGGTGATGAAGAGGTGAACCTCGCCCTTCTGACCGACGGGTTGAAAGCCGAGCGTGAGCAAGGTATTACCATTGATGTAGCCTACCGCTACTTCGCAACTCCGAAGCGCAAGTTCATCATCGCAGATACTCCCGGTCACATCCAGTACACCCGTAACATGGTGACTGGTGCTTCGACTGCTGACCTCGCTATCATTCTTATCGACGCCCGTAAGGGTGTGATCGAGCAGACCAAGCGTCACTCCTTCATTGCTAACCTGCTGCGTATTCAACACGTCGTGGTTGCGGTGAACAAGATGGACCTTGTTGATTACTCCGAAGAGCGTTTCAATGAAATTGTCGAGGAGTTTGAAGAGTTGGCAAGCCGTCTCGGTAACATCGTGAATATCAAGGCGATTCCTATTTCCGCACTCCGTGGTGACAACGTGGTGGATACTTCTGAGAATACACCATGGTATCAGGGTGGTTCACTTCTCTACCATTTGGAGAATGTCTATGTAGGTGGTGTTGAGAACCATGTGGAAGCCCGTTTCCCTGTTCAGTGGGTGATTCGCCCTCACTCCAACGAGTGGCATGACTTCCGTGGCTTCGCTGGACGTGTTGCGGGTGGTGTCTTCAAGCCTGGTGATGAAGTCTTGGCGCTTCCATCCGGTTTTAAATCTACGGTTAAGAGCATTCACTCGGCTGACGGTGACTTGGCAGAGGCCTTTGCTCCTCAGTCCGTTTCCATTACCTTGGCTGATGAGATTGATATCTCTCGTGGTGATATGATCGTGAAGCCGAACAACCCTCCTCACAGCACCCAGGATCTGGAAGCGATGGTTTGCTGGTTTGGTGACACTCCAATGGCGGCACGTGGTAAGTACATCATTCGTCACACCGAGCAGGAAACCAAGGCGATGGTTCAGTCCCTTGATTACCAGGTGGATGTGAATACCTTCCACAAGCTCGATGAGGTGGAGACTCTCAAGATGAACGACATCGGTAGAATCAAAGTTCGTACAGCTAAAGCTCTGCACGTGGATTCCTACAGTAAGAACCGTCACACCGGTTCCTTCATTCTGATCGATCCGCAGACGAATGCGACTGTTGCGGCCGGTATGATCATCTAA
- the cysC gene encoding adenylyl-sulfate kinase, which produces MTNIYPEFERQIPRQGKEELLKQKGQAIWLYGLSGSGKSTIANALEKLLHEQGRYVVMVDGDNLRSGLNAGLGFTDEDREENIRRASEVVKLLVNNGAIVLVTLITPQEKFRAMAREIVGTDDLKEVYVKASFEACQQRDVKGLYAKAAAGGVKNFSGKTSNFEEPETPDLTINTEESSVEESVAQVLKLII; this is translated from the coding sequence GTGACTAACATCTATCCAGAATTCGAAAGGCAGATTCCCCGTCAGGGGAAAGAAGAGCTGCTGAAGCAAAAGGGGCAGGCGATCTGGCTCTACGGACTCTCCGGATCAGGCAAATCCACCATCGCCAATGCTCTCGAAAAGCTTCTTCATGAGCAAGGGAGGTACGTGGTCATGGTGGACGGTGATAACTTGCGCAGCGGCTTGAATGCCGGGCTGGGATTCACTGATGAAGACCGTGAGGAGAATATCCGCCGCGCCAGTGAGGTGGTGAAGCTGCTGGTGAACAATGGAGCCATTGTCCTGGTGACCTTGATTACCCCGCAGGAAAAATTCCGCGCGATGGCTCGCGAAATCGTCGGTACAGATGACCTCAAGGAAGTCTATGTGAAAGCATCATTCGAGGCGTGCCAGCAACGTGATGTCAAAGGCCTCTATGCTAAAGCCGCCGCTGGTGGCGTGAAAAATTTCTCCGGCAAAACCTCAAACTTTGAGGAGCCGGAAACCCCAGATCTTACGATCAATACAGAAGAGAGCAGTGTGGAAGAAAGCGTTGCCCAAGTTTTGAAACTTATCATTTAA
- a CDS encoding GDP-L-fucose synthase family protein produces MLDSSQSKLLVLGATGMVGSALIRHAENAGYAEVLKPSSKELDLCSQAETHAYLADHKPDQVIVAAAKVGGIHANNTYPADFIYKNLMIASNAIEGAYLAGVKQLLFLGSSCIYPKFAPQPMPESCLLTSELEPTNEAYAIAKIAGLKLCQYYRKQHGVLFHSAMPTNLYGPGDNYHPENSHVIPGMLRRFHEAKESGAESVTIWGTGTPRREFLYVDDLADACFHIMQQETPPDWVNCGYGDDVSIQELAKAVAEAVGFNGEILNDTSKPDGTPRKLMDNTLLRELGWKPSVDLKQGLALAYEDFRASLDDDSVRAV; encoded by the coding sequence ATGTTAGACTCATCACAGTCGAAACTACTTGTTCTGGGCGCTACTGGCATGGTCGGGTCCGCTCTGATCCGCCACGCTGAGAATGCTGGTTATGCGGAGGTTCTCAAGCCTTCGAGCAAGGAATTGGATCTATGCAGCCAAGCGGAGACGCATGCCTACCTGGCTGATCACAAGCCAGATCAGGTGATCGTGGCGGCTGCCAAGGTAGGTGGTATCCATGCGAACAACACCTATCCGGCGGATTTCATTTATAAAAATCTGATGATCGCCTCGAATGCGATCGAGGGGGCCTATCTGGCTGGCGTCAAGCAGCTGCTGTTTTTGGGGAGCTCCTGTATCTACCCGAAGTTTGCTCCACAGCCGATGCCGGAGTCATGTTTGCTCACCAGCGAACTGGAGCCGACCAATGAAGCTTATGCGATTGCCAAAATCGCCGGACTCAAGCTTTGCCAATACTATCGCAAGCAGCACGGGGTACTGTTCCATTCCGCGATGCCCACTAATCTCTACGGCCCAGGTGACAACTATCACCCTGAGAACTCCCACGTCATTCCAGGGATGCTCCGCCGCTTTCATGAAGCCAAGGAATCAGGAGCTGAGTCAGTGACTATCTGGGGAACAGGGACTCCTCGCAGAGAATTTCTCTATGTGGATGATCTCGCAGATGCCTGCTTCCACATTATGCAGCAAGAGACTCCACCGGATTGGGTCAACTGTGGTTACGGCGATGATGTTTCTATCCAAGAGCTGGCCAAAGCGGTGGCTGAAGCAGTTGGTTTCAATGGAGAAATTCTCAATGATACCAGCAAGCCTGACGGTACACCGCGCAAGCTTATGGATAACACGCTGCTCCGAGAGCTGGGATGGAAACCATCCGTGGATCTCAAGCAGGGCTTGGCTCTTGCCTACGAGGACTTCAGGGCCTCTCTGGATGATGACAGCGTGAGAGCTGTCTGA
- a CDS encoding GbsR/MarR family transcriptional regulator codes for MAGSKQQDGLTVVQGSIVEVFSDGARLLGLPKSVGEIYGLLYASKEPQSLDDLVSRLDVSKGTGSQGLKMLRTLGAVKVASGEDSRKTFYEADIELKSLVGGFIREQVRPHLDSAKGKIATLKEEAKEDEFLQVRIDKLETWRKKAALVLPVVQKFLGS; via the coding sequence ATGGCTGGTTCGAAACAACAGGATGGGCTGACAGTGGTCCAGGGGAGCATCGTGGAGGTTTTCTCTGATGGAGCCCGCTTACTAGGGTTGCCTAAATCAGTAGGGGAGATCTACGGACTTCTCTATGCGAGCAAAGAGCCTCAATCGCTGGATGATCTGGTTTCCAGGTTGGATGTCAGTAAGGGTACGGGGTCTCAAGGTTTGAAAATGCTTCGCACGCTCGGAGCGGTGAAGGTGGCATCCGGTGAAGATAGCCGCAAAACCTTCTACGAGGCGGATATAGAATTGAAGAGTCTAGTGGGCGGATTCATCAGGGAGCAGGTGCGACCTCACTTGGATAGTGCCAAGGGGAAGATTGCTACTTTGAAGGAGGAAGCGAAAGAGGACGAGTTCCTGCAGGTTCGCATTGATAAGCTTGAGACTTGGAGAAAGAAGGCAGCTTTGGTGTTGCCGGTAGTGCAGAAATTCTTGGGAAGCTGA
- a CDS encoding DUF2061 domain-containing protein: MNTRLKESRRRSVLKGLTWRCLATATTYLIALLWTGEVSTAGKIAFAEFFIKFGVYYLHERAWQWTPRSSKSDDSQAEQVA, translated from the coding sequence GTGAACACAAGATTAAAAGAATCCCGACGCCGAAGTGTCCTGAAAGGTCTCACCTGGAGATGCTTGGCAACTGCGACAACTTACCTCATCGCGCTGCTGTGGACCGGAGAGGTGAGTACTGCGGGTAAAATTGCCTTTGCCGAGTTCTTTATCAAATTCGGGGTTTATTACTTGCATGAGAGGGCCTGGCAGTGGACTCCTCGCAGCAGCAAATCTGACGATTCGCAAGCCGAACAAGTAGCTTAG
- a CDS encoding UDP-glucuronic acid decarboxylase family protein, which produces MRVLVTGGAGFLGSHLCDRLIEQGHEVICMDNYFTGSKSNVAHLFGNPNFELLRHDVIDPFKVEVDQIYNLACPASPPHYQHNPIKTTKTSVMGAINSLGLAKRVGARVFQASTSEVYGDPEVHPQPESYWGKVNPIGIRSCYDEGKRVAETLFFDYHRQNNVDIRIVRIFNTYGPRMNPDDGRVVSNFIVQALRGQDITIYGDGTQTRSFCYVDDLIEGFLRLMNKDEVVGPINIGNPGEFTMLELAEKVIAKVGGKTKLSFHPLPGDDPKQRKPDITLAQKHLDWQPTVSLDEGLDRTIEYFRNTINV; this is translated from the coding sequence ATGCGTGTACTAGTAACAGGAGGAGCAGGATTCCTCGGATCCCATCTTTGTGACCGACTGATCGAACAGGGTCATGAGGTGATCTGTATGGATAACTATTTTACTGGCAGTAAGAGCAATGTCGCTCATCTGTTTGGGAATCCGAATTTCGAGCTGCTGAGGCATGATGTGATCGACCCCTTCAAAGTGGAAGTGGATCAGATCTACAACTTGGCCTGCCCGGCTTCACCACCTCATTACCAGCACAACCCGATCAAAACGACCAAGACCTCGGTCATGGGCGCCATCAACAGTCTGGGCTTGGCGAAACGTGTAGGGGCTCGTGTCTTCCAAGCTTCCACCTCGGAAGTCTACGGTGATCCTGAAGTTCACCCTCAGCCCGAAAGCTACTGGGGCAAGGTGAACCCGATTGGGATCCGCTCATGTTATGATGAAGGCAAGCGTGTGGCCGAGACTTTGTTCTTCGACTACCACCGCCAGAATAACGTGGATATCCGTATTGTCCGTATTTTCAATACCTACGGTCCTCGTATGAATCCTGATGACGGACGTGTGGTGTCTAACTTTATTGTTCAAGCATTGCGTGGGCAGGATATCACGATCTATGGTGATGGCACACAGACCAGATCATTCTGCTACGTTGACGATCTTATCGAGGGCTTCCTGCGCCTGATGAATAAGGATGAGGTAGTTGGCCCCATCAATATTGGTAATCCCGGTGAGTTCACCATGCTCGAACTTGCTGAAAAAGTGATCGCCAAAGTAGGTGGTAAAACCAAGCTGAGCTTTCACCCACTTCCCGGGGATGATCCTAAACAGCGCAAGCCGGACATTACCCTGGCTCAAAAGCATCTCGACTGGCAGCCAACCGTCAGTCTGGACGAAGGCCTCGACCGCACGATCGAATATTTTCGTAACACGATTAATGTTTAG
- a CDS encoding DegT/DnrJ/EryC1/StrS family aminotransferase — translation MEFIDLKSQQALIRADLEKRIMAVLDHGRYIMGPELEEMEQCLADYTGAKHCIGVASGTDSLLIALMALGIGPGDEVITVPYTWISTAEMIALAGATPVFVDIQEDTWNMDPTLLEAAITEKTKAIMPVGIYGQTADMTAINAIAAKYNLPVIEDAAQSFGATHHGSQSCNLATIGSTSFFPSKPLGCYGDGGALFTNDDELADLMKQIRVHGQKEKHHHPVLGVNGRLDSIQAAVVLSKMSLFDAEVAKRQEVADKYSQAISQSDFVKGGLQLPQVADGNTSVWAQYTMLSPDRDALHERLQAAGVPAVSYYAVPLHLQPVFAGLGHKAGDFPVTERVASQGISLPMNPYLKDEEIDQVVAAFDAQA, via the coding sequence ATGGAGTTTATCGATCTGAAATCGCAGCAGGCACTGATCCGTGCTGATTTGGAAAAGCGCATCATGGCTGTTTTGGACCATGGTCGCTACATCATGGGGCCTGAACTCGAAGAAATGGAGCAATGCCTCGCCGACTACACTGGTGCAAAGCATTGTATCGGCGTAGCCAGTGGTACAGACTCACTCTTGATCGCGCTGATGGCGCTAGGAATCGGTCCAGGTGATGAGGTGATCACGGTGCCTTACACCTGGATTTCAACCGCGGAGATGATTGCTCTTGCCGGTGCCACTCCAGTCTTTGTGGATATCCAGGAGGATACCTGGAATATGGATCCAACCCTTCTGGAGGCTGCAATCACGGAAAAAACCAAGGCCATTATGCCTGTGGGTATTTACGGCCAAACAGCAGATATGACCGCGATCAATGCGATTGCGGCGAAATACAATCTACCAGTGATCGAGGATGCTGCTCAGTCATTCGGAGCCACACATCACGGTTCTCAATCCTGTAATCTGGCTACGATCGGGAGCACCTCGTTTTTCCCGTCCAAGCCTCTCGGTTGCTATGGTGATGGAGGAGCCCTCTTCACCAATGATGATGAACTGGCTGACCTGATGAAGCAGATCAGGGTGCACGGCCAGAAAGAGAAGCATCATCATCCTGTACTAGGTGTCAATGGACGACTCGATTCTATCCAGGCGGCAGTCGTTCTCTCCAAGATGAGTCTGTTTGATGCCGAGGTCGCAAAGCGTCAGGAAGTAGCTGACAAGTACAGCCAGGCCATCAGCCAGTCAGATTTTGTGAAGGGCGGACTACAGTTACCTCAAGTGGCAGATGGCAATACCTCAGTCTGGGCACAATACACCATGCTCTCTCCAGATCGCGATGCTCTGCATGAGAGACTGCAGGCTGCAGGGGTTCCAGCCGTTAGTTATTATGCTGTTCCCCTTCACCTTCAGCCAGTCTTTGCTGGACTTGGCCACAAAGCTGGAGACTTCCCAGTTACTGAGCGGGTAGCCAGCCAAGGGATCAGCCTGCCGATGAATCCTTATCTCAAGGACGAGGAAATCGACCAGGTGGTCGCCGCCTTTGATGCTCAGGCATAA
- the nusG gene encoding transcription termination/antitermination protein NusG encodes MSVERSEPKWYAVRSQTKRERLAACTLRETLNIPVLAPVVKFQKATRRGKIWWSEAMFPGYLFAKFDPEVLGRQVGYAQGVLSMVKFGQVVPPVPDSFISALLEELGDSEEIRLQHQVDVGGSYEIVSGPLSGIQGEVIEVLPGKERVSLLIELLGQSQRVDLNLYSLLLPGRPSEMGH; translated from the coding sequence ATGAGTGTAGAAAGGTCAGAGCCCAAGTGGTATGCCGTTCGTAGTCAAACCAAGCGAGAGCGCTTGGCTGCATGCACCTTGCGTGAAACTCTCAATATTCCCGTTTTAGCCCCGGTAGTGAAGTTCCAAAAGGCGACGCGCCGGGGCAAGATATGGTGGAGCGAAGCCATGTTCCCTGGCTACCTTTTCGCCAAGTTTGATCCAGAGGTGCTAGGTAGGCAGGTGGGTTATGCTCAGGGAGTGCTGTCGATGGTTAAATTTGGCCAGGTAGTGCCTCCGGTCCCGGATAGTTTTATCTCGGCCTTGCTAGAAGAGCTTGGTGATTCAGAGGAAATCCGCTTGCAGCATCAGGTTGATGTCGGCGGGTCCTATGAGATTGTTAGTGGTCCCTTGAGTGGTATCCAGGGGGAAGTTATCGAGGTTTTGCCGGGTAAAGAACGTGTGAGTTTGCTCATCGAGCTGCTGGGCCAGTCACAGAGGGTTGACTTGAATTTGTATTCTCTCCTGCTGCCTGGGAGACCCAGCGAGATGGGTCACTAA
- the galE gene encoding UDP-glucose 4-epimerase GalE, which produces MLDSVNTLVVGGAGYIGSHCVRQLQAAGHHPVVLDNLCYGHREAVASSVPFYQADLGDFETVCKILQDEKIELVMHFAAFTAVGESVVDPLKYYDNNVAKTISLFRAMEASGVSRFVFSSTAAVYGEPDECPIVETAAKKPINPYGQSKLDIENVLSWMCKSKGWSASVFRYFNAAGAAEDGRIGEDHTPENHLIPLAIKAAQGLRPALKVFGDDYPTEDGTCLRDYVHVDDISRAHIAVFERLMEPGNFLEYNLGTGTPSSVKQVIDTVSKVSGLEVPYEMAARREGDPAVLYANSLKVQSELGWQPQVNDLESIIASAWKWHQSHPQGFTPS; this is translated from the coding sequence ATGCTAGATTCAGTAAACACACTTGTAGTAGGCGGAGCAGGATACATTGGTAGTCACTGTGTTCGTCAGCTACAGGCGGCTGGTCATCATCCAGTTGTTCTAGACAATCTCTGCTATGGGCACCGTGAAGCGGTCGCCTCTTCGGTTCCTTTTTATCAGGCAGATTTGGGTGATTTCGAAACGGTCTGTAAGATCCTGCAGGATGAAAAAATTGAGCTGGTGATGCACTTTGCAGCCTTCACGGCTGTGGGGGAATCAGTGGTCGACCCTCTGAAATACTACGATAACAACGTAGCCAAGACGATCTCCCTCTTCCGTGCAATGGAAGCCAGCGGAGTCAGTCGTTTCGTATTCTCTTCCACGGCAGCTGTCTATGGTGAGCCGGATGAATGCCCGATCGTCGAGACGGCGGCCAAGAAACCGATCAATCCCTACGGCCAGAGTAAACTCGATATTGAGAATGTACTGAGTTGGATGTGTAAGTCCAAGGGCTGGTCTGCTTCGGTATTTCGTTACTTCAATGCTGCTGGAGCTGCTGAGGACGGCAGAATTGGCGAGGATCATACGCCGGAAAACCATCTGATTCCACTGGCTATCAAAGCGGCGCAAGGGCTCAGACCAGCGCTGAAAGTCTTTGGGGATGATTACCCGACAGAGGATGGCACTTGCCTCAGAGACTACGTCCATGTGGATGACATTTCTCGTGCGCACATTGCGGTGTTTGAACGTCTCATGGAGCCGGGCAATTTCCTGGAGTACAACCTCGGCACAGGAACTCCATCATCGGTGAAGCAGGTGATCGATACGGTCAGCAAAGTCAGTGGGCTTGAGGTTCCATATGAAATGGCCGCCCGCAGAGAAGGTGACCCTGCTGTACTCTACGCAAACAGCTTAAAGGTGCAGAGCGAACTGGGCTGGCAGCCTCAAGTCAATGACCTGGAAAGCATTATTGCCAGTGCCTGGAAATGGCATCAATCTCATCCGCAAGGTTTTACCCCGTCCTAG